A window from Solanum stenotomum isolate F172 chromosome 5, ASM1918654v1, whole genome shotgun sequence encodes these proteins:
- the LOC125864514 gene encoding bZIP transcription factor 11-like, whose translation MVMASSSGTSSGSRSGSGSGSGSGSYTLLNSGSEEDLQQLMDERKRKRMISNRESARRSRMKKQKHLDDLMSRLSNLMKENNEILTSMSVTTQNYLNIEAENSILRAQVSELKQRFESLTKITSVLSYNDNDNGISNDQIIYESSLADALIQNESWNYMYHPIMTADIMQY comes from the coding sequence atggtcatGGCTTCATCAAGTGGAACATCATCAGGGTCAAGGTCAGGGTCAGGGTCAGGATCGGGGTCAGGGTCATATACACTTCTAAACTCGGGTTCAGAAGAAGATTTACAACAATTGATGGATGagagaaagaggaagagaaTGATATCAAATCGCGAATCAGCTCGGAGATCGAGAATGAAGAAACAAAAGCATTTGGATGATCTCATGTCCCGATTGTCCAATCTCATGAAAGAAAATAACGAAATATTGACAAGCAtgagtgtcacgacccaaaattaCCTGAATATTGAGGCTGAAAACTCAATCCTAAGAGCACAAGTGTCTGAACTCAAACAAAGGTTCGAGTCCCTGACAAAAATCACAAGTGTCTTGAGTTACAACGACAACGACAATGGAATATCAAATGATCAGATAATTTATGAGTCGTCTTTGGCTGATGCGCTTATTCAGAACGAATCTTGGAATTATATGTACCACCCCATCATGACCGCAGACATCATGCAATATTAA